The segment TCGGTTTGATCGCCGGCATACCCCCGAAAGTTACCGAGAGCAATTTCGCCAGAGACCGCAACACCTCTTATCACTACGAGGCTTTCTATCGCTTCCAAGTTACTGACTTTATTTCGGTGACACCGGGCGTTTACGTAATTACGAATCCCGAGCAAAACAAACGCAATGACAATATCTGGGTAGGAGTCCTGCGGACAACCTTTAGTTTCTAAGGTTTCCCGATATCTAGTTAGACCTAAAAGCGGCAGGCGACTGCCGCTTTTAGTTTTTGGTCAACAGTCAACAGTCAACAGTCCACAGTCCACAGTCAACAGTCCACAGTCAACAGTCAACAGTCAACAGTCAACAGTCAACAGTCAACAGTCAACAGTCAACAGTCAACTGTTATGAGTTTTGGCGACAGATACCGAATACGGATGTGTATCCGTGCAGAAATGTGCTGCCTCCGACTGGGCCGATTTCGCCGTTGCAAAAAAAGCCGCTCAGGGGGATGTTTTTGAGGTATTGGCCGAACAGTTGCGAGTCAAAGTTCGACTGGCCGTAAAGCCCTTCACCCCGCCCCAGACAGGAGAACATCAAGGCGCCGGCGCTGGATGTACCCCTGTCTTCGGCTGCCCGCTGGTGTCGATCGAGCAGCACTTCTAAGTCTTCTGCGGAGGTGCGCGCGTCCCGCAGGTGGAATTGGATGCGCTGTCCGGGACGGACTCGATCGCCGATCGCAATTGCCCCGACTTTCGGATCTACTCCCAACAAATTGCGGATTAAAAAATCTCCCGGCTCTAATGTCATCTTGAATTCATCGCTGACTAAGCCGACAAATAACGAATGCTGCGCTAATTCTCGGTCTGCTTCGCTCAAGGTTTGAACTAACTCTCGCAGGGCTTCTAAGGGCGATCGCTCGATGCCCCTGCTGCCGCTATCGTCAGTTTGTTCTTCGAGTTTGAGCAAAATATTGCGCTCTCCTTCCGTCACCCGATAGGGATGCCCGATCGGTCTACAGCCTTGGGCCACGATGGTTTCGAGAACGATATTGCCACTCAAAGCAACTCC is part of the Microcoleus sp. bin38.metabat.b11b12b14.051 genome and harbors:
- a CDS encoding FIST N-terminal domain-containing protein gives rise to the protein MDKPNQMQWVSALSTRPSLESALREVVEQADRQLDGPADLALIFISSAFASEYSRLMPLLQELLPVPAILGCGGGGVIGTNRGGMTEEVEGAPAVSLSLARLPSVNVRTFHVSGEELPDLDSPPDTWVDLLGVPAEEEPQFIILADPFSAKINDLLQGLDYAYPGAPKVGGLAGGDGSRGAALFCDYQLYREGTVGVALSGNIVLETIVAQGCRPIGHPYRVTEGERNILLKLEEQTDDSGSRGIERSPLEALRELVQTLSEADRELAQHSLFVGLVSDEFKMTLEPGDFLIRNLLGVDPKVGAIAIGDRVRPGQRIQFHLRDARTSAEDLEVLLDRHQRAAEDRGTSSAGALMFSCLGRGEGLYGQSNFDSQLFGQYLKNIPLSGFFCNGEIGPVGGSTFLHGYTSVFGICRQNS